Proteins from one Kineosporia sp. NBRC 101731 genomic window:
- the pheS gene encoding phenylalanine--tRNA ligase subunit alpha: MEVAVLSEDALTGYVAQALEAFAAADSLEKLKQARLEHAGDKSPLALANREIGALPPAAKAEAGKRVGKARGQVNKALAGRQAELEAERDARVLVEESVDVTLPADRRPAGARHPISTISERIGDIFVSMGWEIAEGPEVEADWFNFDALNFGPDHPARQMQDTFFVEPVDSGLVLRTHTSPVQARTMLDRQPPIYVVVPGRVYRTDELDATHTPVFTQVEGLAVDKGLTMAHLKGTLDHFVKSLLGREVTTRLRPNFFPFTEPSAELDLRCFVCDGQKDDCRTCKGTGWIEWLGCGMVNPNVLRAAGIDPDVYTGFAFGAGIERALMFRNGVEDMHDMVEGDVRFSLHYGMEA; this comes from the coding sequence GTGGAGGTCGCGGTGCTCTCCGAAGACGCCCTGACCGGATACGTCGCGCAGGCCCTGGAGGCCTTCGCCGCGGCCGACAGCCTCGAGAAACTGAAGCAGGCGCGGCTCGAGCACGCCGGCGACAAGAGCCCGCTGGCCCTGGCCAACCGTGAGATCGGCGCCCTGCCCCCGGCCGCCAAGGCCGAGGCCGGCAAGCGCGTCGGCAAGGCCCGCGGCCAGGTCAACAAGGCGCTGGCCGGTCGTCAGGCCGAGCTGGAGGCCGAGCGCGACGCCCGGGTGCTGGTGGAGGAGTCGGTCGACGTCACCCTGCCGGCCGACCGTCGCCCGGCCGGTGCGCGGCACCCGATCTCGACCATCTCCGAGCGCATCGGCGACATCTTCGTCTCGATGGGCTGGGAGATCGCGGAAGGCCCTGAGGTCGAGGCCGACTGGTTCAACTTCGACGCCCTGAACTTCGGCCCCGACCACCCGGCCCGCCAGATGCAGGACACCTTCTTCGTCGAGCCGGTCGACAGTGGCCTGGTGCTGCGCACCCACACCTCCCCGGTGCAGGCGCGCACGATGCTCGACCGGCAGCCGCCCATCTACGTGGTGGTTCCCGGCCGGGTCTACCGCACCGACGAGCTCGACGCCACACACACCCCGGTGTTCACCCAGGTCGAGGGCCTGGCCGTGGACAAGGGCCTGACCATGGCGCACCTCAAGGGCACGCTCGACCACTTCGTGAAGTCGCTGCTCGGCCGCGAGGTGACCACCCGGCTGCGCCCGAACTTCTTCCCGTTCACCGAGCCGAGTGCCGAGCTCGACCTGCGCTGCTTCGTCTGTGACGGCCAGAAGGACGACTGCCGCACCTGCAAGGGCACCGGCTGGATCGAGTGGCTGGGCTGCGGCATGGTCAACCCGAACGTGCTGCGCGCGGCCGGTATCGACCCGGACGTCTACACCGGTTTCGCCTTCGGCGCCGGGATCGAGCGGGCCCTGATGTTCCGCAACGGTGTCGAGGACATGCACGACATGGTCGAGGGCGATGTCCGGTTCAGCCTGCACTACGGAATGGAGGCCTGA
- a CDS encoding SseB family protein, producing MAHGINPHHDTDSAGTPWSGRTLTAQPFPGDDGTADAALTAALADGDLVAITRAWAPTRVLVPIVAVLGDDDAELVASEGDKSSDMALVTLVGEDESRVLPVFSSVAALQEWNPKARPVPVEAARAAQAAVVEECPRIVIDPAGAAVELPRPAVWAVAQGRDWLPPAQDPDLLAGITALIGTVPEVKAHRCEADGEAGLVVVLGLPPGLERDQVRSTTTQVGELLLTDQIVTERTDSVRLTVRSV from the coding sequence ATGGCACACGGCATCAACCCGCACCACGACACCGACTCGGCGGGCACCCCCTGGTCGGGCCGCACCCTGACCGCGCAGCCCTTCCCGGGCGACGACGGAACCGCCGACGCGGCCCTGACCGCCGCGCTCGCCGACGGTGACCTGGTCGCGATCACCCGGGCCTGGGCCCCCACCCGGGTGCTGGTCCCGATCGTCGCCGTGCTCGGTGACGACGACGCCGAGCTGGTCGCGTCGGAGGGGGACAAGAGCTCCGACATGGCCCTGGTGACCCTCGTCGGTGAGGACGAGTCCCGGGTCCTCCCGGTCTTCTCCAGCGTCGCCGCGTTGCAGGAGTGGAACCCGAAGGCCCGCCCGGTGCCGGTCGAGGCCGCCCGGGCCGCCCAGGCCGCGGTGGTCGAGGAGTGCCCCCGCATCGTCATCGACCCGGCCGGTGCCGCGGTCGAGCTGCCGCGCCCGGCCGTCTGGGCCGTGGCCCAGGGCCGTGACTGGCTGCCTCCGGCGCAGGATCCGGACCTGCTCGCCGGCATCACCGCCCTGATCGGCACCGTGCCCGAGGTGAAGGCCCACCGCTGCGAGGCCGACGGGGAGGCCGGCCTGGTGGTCGTGCTCGGCCTGCCCCCGGGCCTCGAGCGCGACCAGGTCCGCAGCACCACCACCCAGGTCGGCGAGCTGCTGCTGACCGACCAGATCGTCACCGAGCGCACCGACTCGGTCCGCCTGACGGTCCGCTCGGTCTGA
- a CDS encoding succinate dehydrogenase/fumarate reductase iron-sulfur subunit, with amino-acid sequence MKLKLKIWRQKNAADAGAMVDYDLDDVSPDMSFLEMLDTLNEKLILGGDDPVAFDHDCREGICGSCGVVINGEAHGPEQTTACQLHMRAFSDGEEIVIEPWRAAPFPVIKDLVVNRSAFDRIIGAGGYITAPTGSAPEGNSTRIPKPDADEAFANATCIGCGACVAACPNGSASLFVSAKVTHLNLLPQGQPERTTRVLDMVEQMDAEGFGGCTNTGMCTVSCPKEIPFVSIANLNKEYRRAVKSGRKA; translated from the coding sequence ATGAAGCTCAAGCTGAAAATCTGGCGGCAGAAGAACGCCGCCGACGCCGGCGCCATGGTCGACTACGACCTCGACGACGTCTCGCCGGACATGTCGTTCCTGGAGATGCTCGACACGCTCAACGAGAAGCTGATCCTCGGCGGCGACGACCCGGTCGCGTTCGACCACGACTGCCGCGAGGGCATCTGCGGCAGCTGCGGTGTCGTCATCAACGGCGAGGCCCACGGCCCGGAGCAGACCACCGCCTGCCAGCTGCACATGCGCGCCTTCTCGGACGGCGAGGAGATCGTCATCGAGCCGTGGCGTGCGGCCCCCTTCCCGGTGATCAAAGACCTGGTGGTGAACCGCAGCGCCTTCGACCGCATCATCGGTGCCGGCGGCTACATCACCGCTCCGACCGGATCGGCCCCGGAGGGCAACTCCACCCGCATCCCCAAGCCCGACGCCGACGAGGCCTTCGCCAACGCCACCTGCATCGGCTGTGGCGCCTGCGTGGCGGCCTGCCCGAACGGCTCGGCGTCGCTCTTCGTCTCGGCCAAGGTCACGCACCTGAACCTGCTGCCCCAGGGCCAGCCGGAGCGCACGACCCGGGTGCTGGACATGGTCGAGCAGATGGACGCGGAGGGCTTCGGTGGGTGCACGAACACCGGGATGTGCACGGTGTCCTGCCCCAAGGAGATCCCGTTCGTCAGCATCGCCAACCTCAACAAGGAGTACCGCCGCGCGGTGAAGTCCGGCCGCAAGGCCTGA
- a CDS encoding RNA methyltransferase, producing MTERPALEALSNPRSDRVKAVARLSGRSARLRAGRFLVEGPQGVREAVAEHLAVSQRTASQGTAGQQVAPGALRELYATPEAADRYPEILDDASDSGVWARIVTDEVLATMLAGAGTTTPQGLLAVCDLITVSLDEVIARRPKLVAVLSQVRDPGNAGTVIRAADAAGADAVVLTDASVDVHNPKCVRSTAGSLFHLPVVAGVPLAEAVGQLRAAGLQILAADGAGDHDLDDLADDAEDRAVSSPATRSSPATRSSTETGPPAQVTVGAGATTTSSMAAPHLENPAAWVFGNEAWGLPQDDRDLADAVVRVPVHGRAESLNLGTAATVCLYATARAQRREERRFTKADRAV from the coding sequence ATGACGGAACGCCCGGCGCTCGAGGCGCTGTCCAATCCCCGGTCCGACCGGGTGAAGGCAGTGGCCCGGTTGTCCGGGCGTTCCGCGCGTCTGCGGGCCGGCCGGTTCCTGGTCGAGGGGCCGCAGGGCGTGCGCGAAGCAGTGGCCGAACATCTGGCGGTCAGTCAGCGAACGGCCAGCCAGGGAACAGCCGGGCAGCAGGTCGCCCCGGGCGCTCTGCGGGAGCTCTACGCCACCCCGGAAGCCGCCGACCGGTACCCCGAGATCCTCGACGACGCCTCTGATTCCGGGGTGTGGGCCCGCATCGTCACGGATGAGGTACTGGCCACGATGCTCGCCGGGGCGGGCACCACCACCCCGCAGGGCCTGCTCGCCGTCTGCGACCTGATCACGGTGTCGCTGGACGAGGTCATCGCCCGGCGGCCGAAGCTGGTGGCCGTGCTCTCGCAGGTCCGCGACCCGGGTAACGCCGGCACCGTGATCCGCGCGGCCGACGCCGCCGGGGCCGATGCCGTGGTGCTCACCGACGCCAGCGTCGACGTGCACAACCCCAAGTGCGTGCGTTCCACCGCGGGAAGTCTGTTCCACCTCCCGGTGGTGGCCGGTGTCCCGCTGGCCGAGGCCGTCGGGCAGCTCCGGGCGGCCGGCCTGCAGATCCTGGCCGCGGACGGTGCGGGCGACCACGACCTGGACGACCTGGCCGACGACGCCGAGGACCGGGCCGTCAGCAGCCCAGCAACCCGCAGCAGCCCAGCAACCCGCAGCAGCACCGAGACCGGGCCACCCGCCCAGGTGACCGTGGGGGCCGGGGCAACCACGACGTCCTCCATGGCCGCCCCGCACCTGGAGAATCCCGCCGCCTGGGTGTTCGGCAACGAGGCCTGGGGCCTCCCGCAGGACGACCGCGATCTGGCCGACGCCGTGGTGCGGGTACCGGTGCACGGCCGGGCCGAGAGCCTGAACCTGGGCACCGCGGCCACCGTCTGCCTCTACGCCACCGCCCGCGCCCAGCGCCGGGAAGAGCGCCGATTTACCAAGGCGGACCGGGCCGTCTGA
- the rpmI gene encoding 50S ribosomal protein L35: MPKNKTHSGSKKRFRVTGKGKLMREQTNARHYLEHKSSSRTRRLASDQPVAPGNVKAIKRLLGL; encoded by the coding sequence GTGCCGAAGAACAAGACGCACAGCGGTTCGAAGAAGCGCTTCCGGGTCACCGGTAAGGGCAAGCTGATGCGTGAGCAGACGAACGCCCGTCACTACCTCGAGCACAAGTCCTCGAGCCGCACGCGTCGTCTGGCGTCTGACCAGCCCGTCGCCCCCGGCAACGTGAAGGCCATCAAGCGCCTGCTCGGCCTCTGA
- the hisH gene encoding imidazole glycerol phosphate synthase subunit HisH encodes MTSPQVVVLDYGSGNVRSAVRALERAGATVELTADFHRALEADGLVVPGVGAFASVAEQLRAVGGHRLIGRRLAGGRPVLGICVGLQVLFEKSAEFGRDDVEGLGEWPGTVELLPSRVVPHMGWNVVETPEGSQLFAGIEHERFYFVHSYAVQKWELPSPGDPLASLKPPLVTWSEHGGRFVAAVENGPLTATQFHPEKSGAAGAQLLRNWLTTL; translated from the coding sequence ATGACTTCACCCCAGGTCGTGGTGCTGGACTACGGCTCCGGCAACGTCCGGTCGGCCGTGCGGGCGCTGGAGCGCGCCGGCGCGACCGTCGAGCTGACCGCCGACTTCCATCGCGCCCTGGAGGCCGACGGCCTGGTCGTCCCCGGTGTGGGGGCCTTCGCCTCGGTCGCCGAGCAGTTGCGGGCCGTCGGCGGGCACCGGCTGATCGGGCGCCGTCTGGCCGGTGGCCGGCCGGTCCTCGGGATCTGCGTCGGCCTGCAGGTGCTGTTCGAGAAATCCGCCGAGTTCGGCCGCGATGATGTCGAGGGCCTGGGGGAGTGGCCCGGCACCGTCGAGCTGCTGCCCTCCCGGGTCGTGCCGCACATGGGCTGGAACGTCGTCGAGACCCCCGAGGGCTCGCAGCTCTTCGCCGGTATCGAGCACGAGCGCTTCTACTTCGTGCACTCCTACGCCGTGCAGAAGTGGGAACTCCCTTCTCCCGGCGACCCCCTGGCCTCGCTCAAGCCGCCGCTGGTCACCTGGTCCGAGCACGGCGGCCGGTTCGTGGCCGCGGTCGAGAACGGCCCCCTCACGGCTACCCAGTTCCACCCGGAGAAGTCCGGCGCCGCCGGGGCCCAGCTCCTGCGCAACTGGCTGACGACCCTGTAA
- the rplT gene encoding 50S ribosomal protein L20, producing the protein MARVKRAVNAQKKRREVLERASGYRGQRSRLYRKAKEQVTHSLVYAYRDRRARKGDFRKLWIQRINAAARANGMTYNRFIQGLKAAEIEVDRRMLAELAVNDEAAFAALVVLAKAALPATADTTAA; encoded by the coding sequence GTGGCACGCGTCAAGCGGGCAGTCAACGCCCAGAAGAAGCGCCGCGAGGTCCTCGAGCGCGCCAGCGGTTACCGCGGGCAGCGCTCACGCCTCTACCGCAAGGCCAAAGAGCAGGTCACCCACTCGCTCGTCTACGCCTACCGCGACCGTCGTGCGCGCAAGGGTGACTTCCGCAAGCTGTGGATCCAGCGCATCAACGCCGCCGCCCGTGCGAACGGCATGACCTACAACCGGTTCATCCAGGGCCTCAAGGCCGCGGAGATCGAGGTCGACCGTCGCATGCTGGCCGAGCTGGCCGTGAACGACGAGGCCGCGTTCGCCGCCCTGGTCGTGCTGGCCAAGGCTGCCCTCCCGGCGACCGCTGACACCACTGCGGCCTGA
- the infC gene encoding translation initiation factor IF-3, translated as MRLVGPNGEQVGIVRVEDALRLAQEADLDLVEVAPQARPPVCKLMDFGKFKYESAIKDREARKNQAHTVLKEIRLRLKIDPHDYSTKKGHVERFLNEGDKVKVMIMFRGREQSRPEMGYRLLQRMAADVVELGYIESNPKQDGRNMVMVIGPNKKKADAKAEQKDIQAEQKAERAARRRQEAAQAAEKTAEVAEANEAAETAVPDAASDEEPIFIKRATPPPSALPPAASSSGPPAYSSSRPDRGGPRSDRPGGSRPPYGSGPDRGPRPDRGERPSFGTGPGGPRGDRPSGPRPDRGERPSFGSGPGSPSSRPATTGTPRPVSSGPGAGAPAAGRPATGPRPLPATGPRPTPGAVGPRPSPGSIGPRPTPGPGPRPTPGPGPRPAPGPGPRPAPGPAAEAKPSEAKPAETKPTEEAAKPAATPEQTSADA; from the coding sequence GTGCGGCTGGTCGGCCCCAACGGGGAGCAGGTCGGCATCGTCCGGGTCGAAGACGCGCTGCGTCTCGCCCAGGAGGCCGACCTCGACCTTGTCGAAGTCGCCCCCCAGGCGCGGCCGCCGGTCTGCAAGCTCATGGACTTCGGAAAGTTCAAGTACGAGTCTGCGATCAAGGACCGTGAGGCCCGGAAGAACCAGGCCCACACGGTCCTCAAGGAGATCAGGCTCCGGCTCAAGATCGACCCTCACGACTACTCCACGAAAAAGGGGCACGTCGAGCGGTTCCTCAATGAGGGCGACAAGGTCAAGGTCATGATCATGTTCCGTGGTCGTGAGCAGTCCCGCCCGGAGATGGGTTACCGCCTGCTCCAGCGCATGGCGGCCGACGTGGTCGAGCTCGGTTACATCGAGAGCAACCCGAAGCAAGACGGCCGCAACATGGTCATGGTGATCGGCCCGAACAAGAAGAAGGCTGACGCCAAGGCCGAGCAGAAGGACATCCAGGCCGAGCAGAAGGCCGAACGCGCCGCGCGCCGCCGCCAGGAGGCAGCCCAGGCCGCGGAGAAGACCGCCGAGGTCGCTGAGGCGAACGAGGCAGCCGAGACCGCCGTGCCGGACGCCGCCAGCGATGAGGAGCCCATCTTCATCAAGCGCGCGACGCCCCCGCCGTCCGCCCTGCCGCCCGCCGCGAGCAGCTCCGGCCCGCCCGCATACTCGTCCTCCCGCCCGGACCGGGGCGGCCCGCGCTCCGACCGTCCGGGTGGTTCCCGCCCGCCGTACGGCTCGGGTCCGGACCGTGGTCCGCGTCCCGACCGGGGCGAGCGTCCGTCGTTCGGTACCGGTCCCGGTGGCCCCCGCGGCGACCGGCCGTCCGGTCCGCGTCCCGACCGGGGCGAGCGTCCGTCCTTCGGTTCCGGTCCGGGGAGCCCGTCCTCCCGGCCCGCGACCACGGGTACACCGCGTCCGGTGTCGTCCGGTCCCGGTGCGGGTGCTCCCGCAGCCGGCCGTCCCGCCACCGGCCCGCGCCCGCTCCCGGCCACCGGGCCGCGTCCCACCCCGGGAGCGGTCGGACCGCGCCCGTCCCCGGGCTCGATCGGCCCGCGTCCCACCCCCGGGCCCGGCCCGCGTCCCACCCCGGGACCGGGTCCGCGTCCGGCCCCCGGGCCTGGCCCGCGTCCCGCCCCGGGACCGGCCGCCGAGGCGAAGCCCAGCGAGGCCAAGCCGGCGGAGACCAAGCCCACGGAGGAAGCCGCCAAGCCGGCAGCTACCCCCGAGCAGACATCGGCCGACGCCTGA
- a CDS encoding fumarate reductase/succinate dehydrogenase flavoprotein subunit, which yields MSEEMKFVGEGEFYSVGEAIADDKAPGGDVETRWERRKFAAKLVNPSNRRKHKVIVVGTGLAGGAAGASLAEQGYHVVQFCFQDSPRRAHSIAAQGGINAAKNYRNDGDSIYRLFYDTVKGGDFRGRESNIYRLAENSVKIIDQCVAQGVPFAREYSGLLDTRSFGGVQVQRTFYARGQTGQQLLIGAYQALSKQIDAGNVEMHARHEMLDLIIIDGRARGIVARNLVTGELSTHLGDAVVLATGGYGNVFFLSTNAKGSNTSAIWRAHRRGAYFGNPCYTQIHPTCIPRSGDHQSKLTLMSESLRNDGRIWVPKQMGDTRPPDQIPEDERDYYLERIYPAFGNLVPRDIASRAAKTVCDEGRGVGPGGQGVYLDFADAIARMGEATVREKYGNLFDMYARITSENPYQQPMRIYPAVHYTMGGLWVDYDLQTTIPGLFAAGEANFSDHGANRLGASALMQGLSDGYFVLPTVLNNYIGSNKFAPVPTDAPEVTEVETLVKDRIEKLLSIQGDRTVDSFHRELGQIMWDYCGMARNDAGLRKAISEIRHLRDEFWKRVKVPGTGAELNQSLEKANRVADFIELGELMCIDALMREESCGGHFREESQTADGEAERQDDKFSFVAAWEYGGQGRFGTVSGDPVLHQEELIFDYVHPAQRSYA from the coding sequence ATGTCGGAAGAGATGAAATTCGTCGGTGAGGGCGAGTTCTACAGCGTCGGCGAGGCCATCGCCGACGACAAGGCGCCCGGCGGTGACGTCGAGACCCGCTGGGAGCGCCGCAAGTTCGCGGCCAAGCTGGTCAACCCGTCGAACCGGCGCAAGCACAAGGTGATCGTGGTCGGCACCGGCTTGGCCGGGGGCGCCGCGGGTGCCTCGCTGGCCGAGCAGGGCTACCACGTGGTGCAGTTCTGTTTCCAGGACTCGCCCCGCCGCGCGCACTCCATCGCCGCGCAGGGTGGCATCAACGCCGCGAAGAACTACCGCAACGACGGTGACTCGATCTACCGGCTGTTCTACGACACGGTGAAGGGTGGCGACTTCCGGGGCCGGGAGTCGAACATCTACCGCCTGGCCGAGAACAGCGTGAAGATCATCGACCAGTGTGTGGCGCAGGGCGTGCCGTTCGCCCGCGAGTACTCCGGTCTGCTCGACACCCGCTCGTTCGGCGGCGTGCAGGTGCAGCGCACCTTCTACGCCCGTGGCCAGACGGGCCAGCAGCTGCTCATCGGCGCCTACCAGGCGCTGTCGAAGCAGATCGACGCCGGCAACGTGGAGATGCACGCCCGCCACGAGATGCTCGACCTGATCATCATCGACGGCCGGGCCCGGGGCATCGTCGCGCGCAACCTGGTTACCGGTGAGCTCTCCACCCACCTCGGCGACGCGGTGGTGCTGGCGACCGGTGGCTACGGCAACGTCTTCTTCCTCTCCACCAACGCCAAGGGCTCGAACACCTCGGCGATCTGGCGGGCCCATCGGCGCGGCGCGTATTTCGGCAACCCCTGCTACACGCAGATCCACCCGACCTGCATCCCGCGCTCCGGCGACCACCAGTCCAAGCTCACGCTGATGAGTGAGTCGCTGCGCAACGACGGCCGGATCTGGGTGCCGAAGCAGATGGGCGACACGCGTCCGCCCGACCAGATCCCCGAGGACGAGCGCGACTACTACCTGGAGCGCATCTACCCGGCGTTCGGCAACCTGGTGCCTCGTGACATCGCTTCCCGGGCCGCGAAGACCGTCTGCGACGAGGGCCGTGGCGTCGGCCCCGGCGGTCAGGGCGTGTACCTGGACTTCGCCGACGCGATCGCGCGGATGGGCGAGGCGACCGTGCGGGAGAAGTACGGCAACCTCTTCGACATGTACGCCCGGATCACCTCCGAGAACCCGTACCAGCAGCCGATGCGCATCTACCCGGCCGTCCACTACACGATGGGCGGCCTGTGGGTGGACTACGACCTGCAGACCACCATCCCCGGTCTGTTCGCCGCCGGTGAGGCCAACTTCTCCGACCACGGCGCCAACCGGCTCGGTGCGTCCGCGCTGATGCAGGGCCTGTCCGACGGTTACTTCGTGCTGCCGACGGTGCTCAACAACTACATCGGCAGCAACAAGTTCGCCCCGGTGCCGACCGACGCGCCCGAGGTCACCGAGGTCGAGACCCTGGTGAAGGACCGCATCGAGAAACTGCTCTCGATCCAGGGCGACCGCACGGTCGACTCCTTCCACCGCGAGCTCGGCCAGATCATGTGGGACTACTGCGGCATGGCCCGCAACGACGCCGGGCTGCGCAAGGCGATCAGCGAGATCCGGCACCTGCGCGACGAGTTCTGGAAGCGGGTGAAGGTGCCTGGCACGGGCGCCGAGCTCAACCAGTCGCTCGAGAAGGCCAACCGGGTCGCTGACTTCATCGAGCTCGGCGAGTTGATGTGCATCGACGCGCTGATGCGGGAGGAGTCGTGCGGTGGGCACTTCCGGGAGGAGAGCCAGACCGCCGATGGAGAGGCCGAGCGGCAGGACGACAAGTTCTCGTTCGTCGCGGCCTGGGAGTACGGCGGCCAGGGCCGGTTCGGCACCGTCAGCGGCGACCCGGTCCTGCACCAGGAAGAGCTGATCTTCGACTACGTACACCCGGCCCAGCGCAGCTACGCCTGA
- a CDS encoding succinate dehydrogenase cytochrome b subunit: MVETLSKNPRVTGFATLHRSTIGRKMIMAVTGLIMLAFVVVHMVGNLKIFFGETEFNEYAAWLRTIGEPALHEAWYLWIQRAVLTVALVLHIWAAVTLSRHDVNARPVKYHAKRKGGYATSTMRWGGVTLLLFIIWHILDMTTGTVNPATSHEPYERITAGFDQWWNVGIYTLAMVALCLHIWHGLWSAANTLGWNRATTAGFRTFAVVVALVIGFGFLLVPYSVVFGLVD, from the coding sequence GTGGTAGAGACGCTGAGCAAGAACCCGCGTGTGACGGGCTTCGCCACCCTCCACCGCTCGACCATCGGGCGGAAGATGATCATGGCCGTCACCGGCCTGATCATGCTGGCGTTCGTCGTCGTGCACATGGTCGGGAACCTGAAGATCTTCTTCGGCGAGACCGAGTTCAACGAGTACGCGGCCTGGCTGCGCACCATCGGTGAGCCCGCTCTGCACGAGGCCTGGTACCTCTGGATCCAGAGGGCCGTGCTCACCGTGGCACTGGTGCTGCACATCTGGGCGGCCGTGACCCTGTCGCGGCACGACGTGAACGCCCGGCCGGTGAAGTACCACGCCAAGCGCAAGGGTGGTTACGCCACCTCGACGATGCGCTGGGGCGGTGTCACTCTGCTGCTCTTCATCATCTGGCACATCCTGGACATGACCACCGGAACGGTGAACCCGGCCACCTCGCACGAGCCCTACGAGCGGATCACCGCCGGGTTCGACCAGTGGTGGAACGTGGGCATCTACACGCTGGCGATGGTGGCCCTGTGTCTGCACATCTGGCACGGCCTGTGGAGCGCCGCCAACACGCTGGGCTGGAACCGGGCCACCACGGCCGGTTTCCGCACCTTCGCGGTGGTCGTGGCCCTGGTCATCGGCTTCGGCTTCCTGCTCGTTCCGTACAGCGTCGTCTTCGGGTTGGTGGATTGA
- the priA gene encoding bifunctional 1-(5-phosphoribosyl)-5-((5-phosphoribosylamino)methylideneamino)imidazole-4-carboxamide isomerase/phosphoribosylanthranilate isomerase PriA, with protein MSDSAAPARLELLPAVDVADGQAVRLVQGEAGSETGYGDPLEAARAWQKAGAQWLHLVDLDAAFGRGSNRELITRVCAELSGLGVKVEMSGGIRDDASLRAAMDTGCARVNLGTAAIENPSWTRDAIAEFGDRIAVGLDVRGTELAGRGWTSKGGDLFETLARLDEDGCARYVVTDVTKDGTLQGPNLDLLAEVCRRTSKPVVASGGIANLDDIAALRALVKIGVEGAIVGKALYNGAFTLEQALHVAG; from the coding sequence ATGTCTGACTCCGCCGCCCCCGCTCGGCTCGAGCTGCTGCCCGCCGTCGACGTCGCCGACGGCCAGGCCGTGCGCCTGGTGCAGGGCGAGGCCGGCAGCGAGACCGGCTACGGCGACCCGCTGGAGGCGGCCCGGGCCTGGCAGAAGGCCGGCGCGCAGTGGCTGCACCTGGTCGACCTGGACGCCGCGTTCGGCCGGGGCAGCAACCGCGAGCTGATCACCCGGGTCTGCGCCGAGCTGAGCGGGCTCGGGGTGAAGGTCGAGATGTCCGGCGGGATCCGGGACGACGCGAGCCTGCGGGCCGCGATGGACACCGGCTGCGCCCGCGTGAACCTGGGCACCGCCGCGATCGAGAACCCCTCCTGGACGCGCGACGCCATCGCCGAGTTCGGTGACCGGATCGCCGTCGGCCTCGACGTGCGCGGCACCGAGCTGGCCGGCCGCGGCTGGACCAGCAAGGGCGGCGACCTGTTCGAGACCCTGGCTCGTCTCGACGAGGACGGCTGCGCCCGCTACGTGGTCACCGACGTCACCAAGGACGGCACGCTGCAGGGCCCGAACCTCGACCTGCTCGCCGAGGTCTGCCGCCGCACCAGCAAGCCGGTCGTGGCCTCCGGCGGCATCGCGAATCTCGACGACATCGCCGCCCTGCGTGCCCTGGTGAAGATCGGCGTCGAGGGAGCGATCGTCGGGAAGGCGCTCTACAACGGCGCTTTCACGCTGGAGCAGGCCCTGCACGTCGCCGGCTGA